The Pseudomonas extremaustralis genome contains a region encoding:
- a CDS encoding Vps62-related protein, which produces MPPDEFERVWDDKGSKAYSDGSIWRPIPPSGYVAMGLVASRGYDRPSRNSVRCVRADLVIASYINELIWNNKRSPAKLDFSAWSISPPGAAAGEVYLSPGTFVGAASYTKPSMHIAAYSLRMQIPLHTAYPPPAPALSGDRQPAPFEKAVVSNISKLAWFTVKDPNLSALEQLRTSPTYRLERLDKYVLVGFGHNKSSLNQSFKWTATRGQNGSSLKTLTHTTGIEIGTEWGFNVWGASGKVSAKLSGGFTHTQTSSEGWTTSTAFEINATVPAHKAVAVYLVQSDYKLLRENGTQVATDISYTDGDNVYWSEYPPARECEVTCKPLPAPGS; this is translated from the coding sequence ATGCCTCCCGATGAGTTTGAACGGGTTTGGGATGACAAAGGCTCAAAAGCCTACTCGGACGGTTCCATATGGCGCCCCATTCCACCCTCCGGTTACGTAGCCATGGGGCTTGTCGCGTCCCGCGGTTACGACAGACCTTCACGTAACTCAGTTCGTTGCGTAAGAGCAGACCTGGTGATCGCCTCCTACATCAACGAGCTGATCTGGAACAACAAACGCAGCCCCGCCAAACTTGACTTCAGCGCCTGGAGCATCAGCCCTCCAGGGGCTGCCGCAGGCGAGGTGTACCTGTCGCCAGGAACCTTCGTCGGGGCCGCCAGCTATACAAAACCATCGATGCACATTGCCGCTTATTCATTGCGCATGCAGATACCTCTTCATACGGCCTACCCGCCTCCAGCCCCGGCACTCTCAGGAGATCGGCAACCTGCACCCTTTGAAAAGGCCGTAGTCTCCAATATCTCGAAACTGGCCTGGTTCACCGTTAAAGACCCCAACCTCTCTGCCCTTGAGCAACTGCGTACGTCCCCCACGTACCGCTTGGAAAGACTGGATAAATACGTACTGGTGGGGTTTGGTCATAACAAGAGTTCTCTTAACCAGTCATTCAAATGGACAGCCACCCGCGGACAAAACGGTAGCAGCCTTAAAACACTCACCCACACCACTGGCATCGAGATTGGCACCGAATGGGGTTTCAACGTATGGGGGGCGTCGGGCAAGGTCTCGGCAAAACTGAGCGGTGGCTTCACCCATACTCAAACGAGCTCCGAAGGGTGGACCACTTCAACAGCGTTTGAGATCAATGCCACGGTTCCAGCACACAAGGCTGTTGCCGTCTATCTGGTGCAAAGCGACTACAAGCTGCTGCGGGAAAACGGTACTCAAGTGGCAACAGACATCAGTTACACCGATGGCGACAACGTGTATTGGAGCGAATATCCACCGGCAAGGGAGTGTGAGGTCACCTGCAAACCACTGCCAGCACCTGGCTCATAA
- a CDS encoding divergent polysaccharide deacetylase family protein: protein MRFALLIAVLCSLAGVAHATPVGESHKAYLTLIIDDLGQNLPRDRRVLALPGPVTTAIMPDTPHAAEFAREAHKAGKIVILHMPMDPATGPFAWHPELPIEELDKRLDAAFKAVPYTAGINNHMGSRMTAQPQAMAWLMAELQRRNKFFVDSRTSAQTVAAAEAQKIGLASVSRDVFLDDERTEAAITTQLQTAIKLAHKQGSAVMIGHPYPQTLAVLERELPKLKAQGVDWIDIKLMISVRSNQAMNGHGKNGLYR, encoded by the coding sequence ATGCGTTTTGCCCTGCTCATCGCTGTGCTGTGCAGCCTGGCAGGGGTCGCCCACGCGACTCCTGTCGGCGAATCCCACAAAGCCTACCTGACCCTGATCATCGACGACCTCGGGCAAAACCTGCCCCGGGACCGTCGCGTGCTGGCCCTGCCCGGCCCGGTGACCACGGCGATCATGCCCGACACGCCCCACGCCGCCGAATTCGCCCGCGAAGCGCACAAGGCCGGCAAGATCGTGATCCTGCACATGCCCATGGACCCCGCCACCGGCCCATTCGCCTGGCACCCCGAGTTGCCCATCGAAGAACTCGACAAGCGCCTGGACGCTGCGTTCAAGGCCGTGCCCTACACCGCCGGCATCAACAACCACATGGGCAGCCGCATGACCGCGCAGCCACAAGCCATGGCCTGGTTGATGGCCGAGCTGCAACGGCGCAACAAGTTCTTTGTGGACAGCCGCACCAGCGCGCAAACCGTGGCCGCCGCCGAGGCGCAGAAGATCGGTCTGGCCAGCGTGTCGCGAGATGTGTTCCTCGATGACGAACGCACCGAAGCGGCGATCACCACCCAGCTGCAAACCGCGATCAAACTGGCCCACAAACAAGGCTCGGCGGTGATGATCGGCCATCCTTATCCACAGACCCTGGCAGTGCTGGAGCGCGAGTTGCCCAAACTCAAGGCCCAGGGTGTCGACTGGATCGATATCAAGCTGATGATCAGCGTGCGCAGCAACCAGGCCATGAACGGCCATGGCAAAAATGGTCTCTACCGCTAG